From the genome of bacterium:
AAAGCTCCTGCCCAACATAACGCGCTATTCTCGTCGCAGTGTCAAGAGTGGTCATTATGAAGGTCTTAAGCATCGTTATCCCGATGAGGAGACCGAATACCCCGAAAAGGGGTTTCACAATCTGCCCGTAACCTGTCCCGAATGTCTTTATCCAGTTTCCGCCTTTCATCAATTCGGGATATACCAAACCCTTCGGTCCACCGAGCCAATAAAGTCCAGCGGCAACACTCAGGGTGGCAAGTACTGCAAGAATGCTTTCTGTTATCATGGCGCCATAACCTATCTTCCTCGCGTCGCGCTCGCTGGCAAGTTGTTTCGATGTCGTGCCGCTCGAAACGAGAGAATGGAATCCAGATATAGCTCCACAGGCAACTATGACGAACATCATGGGCCACAGCCCGCCTTTCGACGAACTAAATGATATGTATGCTGGTGCATGTATCTGCGGATGGGTAAGGAAAAGACCAATGTATCCCGCCACAAGCCCAAAAAACAGAACGAACGCAGCAAGATAATCCCTTGGCTGAAGCAGAATGTTTACCGGTAGAACTGACGCTATGTAGGCGTAAACGAAAAGAACGAGCAGCCAGATATTAAACGAGTTCGGACCAAGATTAATGGGGTAATTGTAACCCAGAACGATAAGCCCAAAAAGCATCGCGATGCCTATTAATGTTACCACAGGAAGACTTAGTTTTAATTTATAAAGCAAAAACCCCACAATAACCGCTACAACAAATAATCCAAAGGTAGGTATCACCACCTCTGGCGTTGTGGATAGTGTTTTTGCAGCTGCGGCAGCGAAAACTGATATTACAAGAACCAGAGTAAGCCATATGAAAGCCGCAAAAATCATCTTGGCACGCCGCGACATCGTTACCTCACAAACATCAGCAATAGACTTACCGCCGGTCCTTAGCGATGCCACCAGAGCCGAAAAATCGTGAACACCGCCAAGAAGTATGGAACCCAAAACGAGCCACAACACGGTAGGAACCCATCCCCAGAGCATCGTGGCTATAACCGGTCCCAAAATCGGACCCGCTCCTGCTATCGATGAGAAATGATGACCAAAAAGCACAAGCCAGTGCTTTGCCGGGACATAATCGG
Proteins encoded in this window:
- a CDS encoding carbon starvation protein A; protein product: MNSLWAVLFSFSLLVIGYIFYSRRLERLWGIDPSRETPAESKYDGTDYVPAKHWLVLFGHHFSSIAGAGPILGPVIATMLWGWVPTVLWLVLGSILLGGVHDFSALVASLRTGGKSIADVCEVTMSRRAKMIFAAFIWLTLVLVISVFAAAAAKTLSTTPEVVIPTFGLFVVAVIVGFLLYKLKLSLPVVTLIGIAMLFGLIVLGYNYPINLGPNSFNIWLLVLFVYAYIASVLPVNILLQPRDYLAAFVLFFGLVAGYIGLFLTHPQIHAPAYISFSSSKGGLWPMMFVIVACGAISGFHSLVSSGTTSKQLASERDARKIGYGAMITESILAVLATLSVAAGLYWLGGPKGLVYPELMKGGNWIKTFGTGYGQIVKPLFGVFGLLIGITMLKTFIMTTLDTATRIARYVGQELFGEGLGLRLISSKYISTTIIILFAFYLSLGAWQSIWPIFG